A stretch of the Massilia sp. W12 genome encodes the following:
- a CDS encoding toxic anion resistance protein: MTTPVITPPEEAPLVLQAPEVIQPVAESRVAGAVRLPDLMKEKVENQLNAFMETLLKGDPSSDEFKSKMDQAFSIGRKEISDSTTLSNRFTKMDFRDAADTPAFQAITSMRTLFDELNPAKQGDLFTPTKILGIPVPFGNKLANYLRRYESAETHLGKLQEHLMKAKDELQKDVAELGVARQQIWASLEKLEGASYFMRTLDQRLATSIESIKQREPDRGRALEQEVLYYVRQNLGDVQAAQALAINAYNVISELRKTGRETINGCDRVATLGMAALSVAVTLARATGNQIKTQQMLSGAKTDIQNLIAATGDALNSHVDATNRFSADPLLGVQELQNMFDKTFSAMDKMEKFRSEALSNMQTNNQMLRDQIVKAQDRIKNDRQANTHLQSVEAAKPILEL, encoded by the coding sequence ATGACCACGCCCGTAATCACCCCGCCGGAAGAAGCACCGCTGGTTCTGCAAGCGCCCGAAGTCATTCAACCGGTGGCGGAAAGCCGGGTTGCCGGCGCGGTGCGCCTGCCGGACTTGATGAAAGAAAAAGTTGAAAACCAGCTCAATGCCTTCATGGAAACGCTGCTCAAAGGCGATCCTTCTTCCGATGAATTCAAGAGCAAGATGGATCAGGCGTTTTCGATTGGCCGCAAGGAAATTTCCGACTCCACCACGCTCTCCAACCGTTTCACCAAGATGGATTTCCGCGACGCCGCCGACACTCCGGCGTTCCAGGCCATCACCAGCATGCGCACCCTGTTTGACGAATTGAATCCGGCCAAACAGGGTGATTTATTCACCCCCACCAAAATCCTCGGCATTCCAGTGCCTTTCGGCAATAAGCTGGCGAATTATCTGCGCCGCTATGAAAGCGCGGAAACCCATCTGGGCAAATTGCAGGAACATCTGATGAAAGCCAAGGATGAATTGCAAAAGGATGTGGCGGAACTGGGCGTGGCGCGTCAGCAAATCTGGGCCTCACTGGAAAAACTGGAAGGCGCCTCTTACTTCATGCGCACCCTGGATCAACGCTTAGCCACCAGCATTGAGTCGATCAAGCAGCGCGAGCCAGACCGTGGCCGCGCGCTGGAACAGGAAGTGCTGTACTACGTGCGGCAAAATCTGGGCGATGTGCAAGCCGCACAAGCGCTGGCGATCAATGCCTACAATGTGATTTCCGAATTGCGTAAAACCGGGCGCGAAACCATCAATGGCTGCGACCGCGTCGCCACCCTCGGCATGGCCGCGCTCTCAGTGGCGGTAACGCTGGCGCGCGCCACCGGCAATCAAATCAAGACCCAGCAAATGCTGTCCGGGGCCAAAACCGACATCCAAAATCTGATCGCCGCCACCGGCGACGCGCTGAATTCACATGTGGATGCGACCAACCGCTTTTCCGCCGATCCCCTGCTTGGCGTGCAAGAGTTGCAAAACATGTTCGACAAGACTTTCTCGGCCATGGACAAGATGGAAAAATTCCGCAGCGAAGCACTAAGCAATATGCAAACCAATAACCAAATGCTGCGCGATCAAATCGTCAAGGCGCAGGATCGCATCAAAAACGACCGGCAGGCGAATACCCATTTGCAATCGGTGGAAGCGGCCAAGCCGATTCTGGAACTGTGA
- a CDS encoding VWA domain-containing protein, producing MLLRLMFLLSLALGLSACDKAQQLADKAKGSANASATAPPPASGGEFVILAGTELKDVAAMTQEFARRENINLRFEYSGTLDAVDKLKSPHNYDAVWISNGKYLQLIPQVASQIKASEKTMYAPVVLGVKPEVMKRLGWQSGQTSWKDVQAAAKAGKFRFGMTNPAGSNTGFTALLGLAAELSGKGDALEEKDIPAKELREFFAAQAMTAGSSGTLADMYAANPGRVDGIINYENVIRKLALQDKSLNVLTPKEGVITADYPLMLMGNSKQEGFYRKLAAWIKSDQAQQRIASETLRTPLRGSGSDVVVNELPFPSRLAVVESVLQGFMDSYSRPATSYFVLDVSGSMAGKRIEQLRESMQALAFGDGSTSGRFALLRAREQIHLLPFSNKLQTQNDFNLGEDREKNREILQQLGSAVNQLEARGGTAIFSSVAQAYTQAQKEAKSEERSVSIVLLTDGQNTDGMRLEEFRQFIDSRGVPKVPVFAILYGDAKQEEMDALAQITGGRVFDARKVSLPQVMREIRTYQ from the coding sequence ATGCTGCTGCGCCTGATGTTTTTGCTCAGTCTTGCGCTGGGTTTGAGCGCCTGTGACAAGGCCCAACAACTGGCGGACAAGGCCAAGGGCAGCGCCAATGCCAGCGCAACGGCCCCTCCGCCCGCCAGCGGCGGCGAATTTGTGATCCTGGCCGGCACCGAACTCAAAGACGTGGCCGCCATGACGCAGGAATTCGCGCGGCGCGAAAACATCAATCTGCGTTTTGAATACAGCGGCACGCTGGACGCGGTGGACAAGCTGAAAAGCCCGCACAACTATGACGCCGTGTGGATTTCCAACGGCAAATATCTGCAGCTGATTCCGCAAGTCGCCAGTCAGATCAAAGCCAGCGAAAAAACCATGTATGCGCCGGTGGTGCTGGGAGTCAAGCCGGAAGTCATGAAGCGGCTGGGCTGGCAGTCCGGACAAACCAGCTGGAAAGATGTGCAAGCGGCGGCCAAGGCCGGCAAATTCCGCTTCGGCATGACCAATCCAGCCGGCTCCAACACCGGCTTCACCGCCCTGCTTGGCCTGGCCGCTGAATTGTCCGGCAAGGGCGATGCGCTGGAAGAAAAAGATATTCCGGCCAAGGAGTTGCGCGAATTTTTCGCCGCGCAAGCCATGACTGCAGGCTCCTCCGGCACGCTGGCCGACATGTACGCCGCCAATCCGGGACGGGTGGATGGCATCATCAATTATGAAAACGTGATCCGCAAGTTGGCGCTGCAGGATAAAAGCCTGAACGTGCTCACTCCGAAAGAGGGCGTGATCACGGCGGACTATCCGCTGATGTTGATGGGCAACTCGAAGCAGGAAGGGTTTTACCGCAAGCTGGCCGCCTGGATTAAAAGCGATCAGGCGCAACAACGCATCGCCAGCGAAACCCTGCGCACGCCTTTGCGCGGCAGCGGCAGCGATGTGGTGGTGAATGAATTGCCCTTCCCCTCACGCCTGGCGGTGGTGGAAAGCGTGTTGCAAGGTTTTATGGACAGCTATTCGCGCCCCGCCACCTCCTACTTTGTGCTGGACGTATCCGGCTCGATGGCCGGCAAACGGATTGAGCAACTGCGCGAATCGATGCAGGCGCTGGCGTTTGGCGATGGCTCCACCAGTGGCCGCTTTGCGCTGTTGCGCGCGCGCGAGCAAATTCACCTGCTGCCGTTTAGTAACAAGCTGCAAACGCAAAACGACTTCAATCTGGGCGAAGACCGCGAAAAAAACCGTGAAATCCTGCAGCAATTAGGCAGCGCGGTGAATCAATTGGAGGCGCGCGGCGGTACGGCGATTTTCAGCTCGGTGGCGCAAGCCTATACCCAGGCGCAAAAAGAAGCCAAGTCGGAAGAGCGCAGCGTTTCCATCGTCTTGCTGACTGACGGCCAGAACACCGATGGCATGCGGCTGGAAGAATTCCGCCAGTTCATTGACTCGCGCGGCGTGCCGAAAGTGCCGGTGTTTGCCATTTTGTATGGCGACGCCAAACAAGAGGAAATGGATGCGCTGGCGCAAATCACCGGTGGCCGAGTGTTTGATGCGCGCAAGGTGAGCTTGCCGCAAGTGATGCGCGAGATCCGCACTTACCAGTAA
- a CDS encoding peptidylprolyl isomerase: protein MNKSLLALAAMLCVSLTHAAPSKLSMSEVLQQSADAEWRTVDPEQTLYLELDKGRVVIELAPQFAPRHVENVKTLVREGYFDGLSVMRVQENYVVQWGDPDEKNPRQMKQGKRQLAPEFSVAAKPEQRFVRLPDRDGYAAQVGHADGMPAGYDPKTRQTWLAHCYGMVGAGRDMAADSGSGAEMYVVIGHAPRHLDRNVTLFGRVLQGMPLLTTLPRGTAALGFYDKPEQFVKINAVRVAADVAPEQRVKLQVLKSESASFKKAVEALRNRGGDWYKAPAGHVELCNVPLMVREQK from the coding sequence ATGAACAAATCTCTGTTGGCCCTGGCCGCCATGCTGTGCGTCAGCCTGACGCATGCGGCGCCGTCGAAGTTGTCGATGTCGGAAGTCTTGCAGCAGTCGGCGGATGCGGAGTGGCGCACGGTCGATCCTGAACAAACCCTGTATCTGGAATTGGACAAGGGCCGGGTGGTGATTGAGTTGGCCCCGCAGTTTGCGCCGCGTCATGTGGAAAATGTCAAAACCCTGGTGCGCGAGGGTTATTTCGATGGTTTGTCGGTGATGCGGGTGCAGGAAAATTATGTGGTGCAATGGGGCGACCCGGATGAAAAAAATCCGCGTCAGATGAAGCAGGGCAAACGCCAATTGGCGCCGGAATTCAGCGTCGCCGCCAAGCCGGAGCAGCGCTTTGTGCGGCTGCCGGATCGCGATGGGTATGCGGCCCAGGTCGGGCATGCGGATGGCATGCCGGCAGGCTATGACCCGAAAACCCGGCAAACCTGGCTGGCGCATTGCTATGGCATGGTGGGGGCCGGGCGCGATATGGCGGCGGATTCCGGCAGCGGCGCGGAAATGTATGTGGTGATCGGCCATGCGCCGCGCCATCTGGATCGCAATGTCACGCTGTTTGGCCGGGTTTTGCAGGGCATGCCCTTGCTCACAACTTTGCCGCGCGGTACGGCAGCGCTGGGTTTTTATGATAAACCGGAGCAATTCGTGAAGATCAATGCGGTCCGGGTGGCGGCGGATGTGGCCCCGGAGCAGCGCGTCAAATTGCAAGTCCTGAAAAGCGAATCGGCCAGCTTTAAGAAAGCAGTGGAAGCGTTGCGCAACCGTGGCGGCGATTGGTATAAAGCGCCGGCTGGCCATGTCGAGCTGTGCAATGTGCCTTTGATGGTGCGCGAACAGAAATAA
- a CDS encoding VTT domain-containing protein, with product MDFMQLLDMLVHVDKTLKIFVDQYGLLVYALLFAIVFAETGLVVFFFLPGDSLLFVAGAMCATGSMNVWVLMLLLIIAAITGNTSNYYIGRMLGNRVFTHDYRWINRDALQRTHSFFEKHGGKTIIIARFVPIVRTFAPFVAGVSQMTFAKFQFYNFIGAFGWVVSLVGGGYLFGNIPFIKDNLTAIVVVGISAAIVPVMLGAVWKFGQRLLQRGDKQKQENAG from the coding sequence ATGGATTTTATGCAATTGCTCGACATGCTGGTGCACGTCGATAAGACTTTAAAAATATTCGTCGATCAATACGGCCTGCTGGTGTACGCCTTGCTGTTTGCGATTGTGTTCGCAGAAACCGGCCTGGTCGTGTTTTTCTTCCTGCCTGGCGATTCGCTGCTGTTCGTGGCCGGCGCCATGTGCGCCACCGGCAGCATGAATGTCTGGGTTTTGATGCTGCTGCTGATCATTGCCGCAATTACCGGCAACACCTCGAATTACTATATCGGGCGCATGCTGGGGAACCGGGTATTCACCCACGATTACCGCTGGATCAACCGCGATGCGCTGCAGCGCACCCACTCCTTCTTTGAAAAGCATGGCGGCAAAACCATCATCATCGCCCGCTTCGTGCCTATCGTGCGCACCTTTGCCCCGTTTGTCGCCGGGGTGTCGCAAATGACTTTCGCGAAATTCCAGTTTTACAATTTCATCGGCGCCTTCGGTTGGGTGGTGTCGCTGGTTGGCGGCGGCTATCTGTTTGGCAACATCCCCTTCATCAAAGACAATCTGACCGCGATTGTGGTGGTCGGCATCAGCGCCGCCATCGTGCCGGTGATGCTGGGCGCGGTCTGGAAGTTCGGCCAGCGCTTATTGCAACGCGGGGACAAACAAAAGCAGGAAAACGCGGGGTAA
- a CDS encoding carbonic anhydrase family protein codes for MRILKALIAAILFSGYAWAADSAPPASAPAAKPAGLPAPGAKSASAPASAAATAKAGSAKSAASAPGASPAPAPAAESPPSAAAKGREEMNEIELSTKIAQRLAALRAQQAEKAAHAATSSRQAKRKAAKVEKAAPPMMHSEHWSYEGELGPRNWGKINPDWIKCASGNRQSPIDIRDGMKVDLELINFDYRPSGFTVVNNGHTIQVGISGGNFITIMGRTYELMQFHFHRPSEEKINGRGFEMVAHLVHKDPEGRLAVVAVLIERGRAQPLIQTIWNNLPLEKNDVVQPSIVIDMNDLLPNRRDYFTYMGSLTTPPCSEGVLWMVMKEPVQASGAQLALFSRLYPMNARPIQPNGGRVIKESN; via the coding sequence ATGCGTATCCTCAAAGCCTTGATCGCCGCTATCCTGTTTAGCGGCTATGCCTGGGCGGCAGACAGCGCCCCACCAGCCAGCGCGCCGGCGGCCAAACCCGCCGGCCTGCCCGCCCCCGGCGCGAAGAGCGCTTCGGCCCCGGCCTCCGCCGCCGCCACAGCGAAAGCCGGCAGCGCAAAAAGCGCCGCCAGTGCGCCAGGCGCAAGCCCGGCCCCTGCGCCGGCAGCGGAAAGTCCGCCTTCCGCCGCCGCCAAAGGGCGCGAGGAAATGAATGAAATCGAGCTTTCCACCAAAATCGCACAACGCTTAGCCGCATTGCGCGCACAGCAGGCGGAAAAAGCCGCGCACGCCGCCACTTCCAGCCGTCAGGCCAAACGTAAAGCCGCCAAAGTGGAAAAAGCCGCGCCGCCCATGATGCACAGCGAGCATTGGAGTTACGAAGGCGAACTCGGCCCGCGCAACTGGGGCAAGATCAATCCCGATTGGATCAAATGCGCCAGCGGCAACCGCCAATCGCCAATCGATATCCGCGACGGCATGAAGGTCGATCTGGAGCTGATCAATTTCGATTACCGTCCGTCCGGCTTTACCGTCGTGAACAATGGCCACACCATCCAGGTTGGCATCAGCGGCGGCAATTTCATCACCATCATGGGACGCACTTACGAACTCATGCAATTCCATTTCCACCGCCCCTCGGAAGAAAAAATCAACGGGCGCGGTTTTGAGATGGTGGCGCATCTGGTGCATAAAGATCCGGAAGGGCGGCTGGCCGTGGTGGCGGTGTTGATCGAGCGCGGACGCGCGCAACCGCTGATCCAAACCATCTGGAATAATCTGCCGCTGGAAAAAAATGATGTGGTTCAACCCTCCATCGTGATCGACATGAATGACCTGCTGCCGAACCGGCGCGATTATTTCACCTACATGGGTTCGCTCACCACACCGCCTTGCAGCGAGGGCGTATTGTGGATGGTGATGAAAGAGCCGGTACAGGCTTCCGGCGCACAATTAGCGCTGTTCTCGCGTCTGTATCCAATGAATGCGCGGCCTATCCAACCCAATGGGGGACGGGTCATTAAAGAATCGAATTGA
- a CDS encoding 2-oxoglutarate and iron-dependent oxygenase domain-containing protein: MLPLIDLKPLLAHARDPATVAALDHALQEYGCCYLQGHGIAQSCIDAAQAAARAFFAQSDSYKLQYAIAQAPRHAGYVPFSEKGLYQDEQARMYEAFDLGLELTADDPDFLRGNIFYGPNTWPDQPGFRAAVYGYYEALSQLAQRLSGALEAALGLAPGNLQHLMRKPCSQLRLIHYPAQARAETQRTNMGAHTDYEFFTLLYQSSTGLQSMDPHGVWRDAPPLPGTLVMNVGDLAQVISGARYRSNPHRVLHSGKTRYSMPYFATFDYDTVLSPLCGPQAGQADAPRLHSGQHLEQQVVRDFAYLRAKRQLLADANPFLQEKIACPQ; encoded by the coding sequence ATGTTGCCCCTTATTGATCTGAAGCCTTTGCTTGCGCATGCGCGCGATCCCGCCACCGTGGCGGCGCTTGACCACGCCTTGCAGGAATACGGCTGCTGCTATCTGCAAGGCCATGGCATTGCGCAAAGCTGCATCGACGCCGCGCAGGCCGCCGCCCGCGCCTTCTTCGCCCAAAGCGACAGCTATAAATTGCAATACGCCATCGCGCAGGCTCCGCGCCATGCCGGATATGTCCCGTTTTCAGAAAAAGGCTTATATCAGGACGAACAGGCGCGCATGTATGAAGCCTTTGATCTGGGCCTGGAGTTGACTGCGGATGACCCTGATTTTTTACGCGGGAATATTTTTTATGGCCCCAACACCTGGCCCGATCAACCCGGTTTTCGCGCTGCGGTGTATGGCTATTACGAGGCGCTGAGCCAACTCGCGCAGCGCCTGAGCGGCGCGCTCGAAGCCGCGCTCGGCCTGGCGCCAGGAAATTTGCAACATCTGATGCGCAAACCCTGTTCGCAATTGCGACTGATCCACTATCCGGCGCAAGCGCGCGCGGAAACGCAGCGCACAAATATGGGCGCGCACACGGATTATGAATTTTTCACGCTGCTGTATCAAAGCAGCACCGGCTTGCAAAGCATGGACCCGCACGGCGTCTGGCGTGACGCGCCGCCGCTGCCGGGCACGCTGGTGATGAATGTCGGCGATCTGGCGCAAGTAATTTCCGGCGCCCGCTACCGCTCCAATCCGCACCGCGTGCTGCACAGCGGCAAGACGCGCTATTCCATGCCCTACTTCGCCACCTTCGATTACGATACCGTGCTCAGCCCGCTGTGCGGGCCGCAAGCAGGCCAGGCCGATGCGCCGCGTCTGCACAGCGGTCAGCATCTGGAACAGCAAGTGGTGCGCGACTTTGCCTATTTGCGCGCCAAACGCCAACTGCTGGCCGACGCCAATCCCTTTTTGCAGGAAAAAATCGCATGCCCACAATAG
- a CDS encoding LysE family translocator, with protein sequence MPTIETMLQVALAGLLLSASPGPSMAYVLSRSAQYGHSAGLMSSLGLAVGGIGHALLAACGLALLAAQAPWLMLGMKYLGALYLLYLGQDAIRAAFQSGAASAPDVDAPGAPAPHPGLLRLFGQGVLIEISNPKTVLFFLSFITPYAAKHSMGGMFVLSSLIPLTAIPADLLAIFAGGLIAAWATRHGWLLRAVNLAAGLMLCAIAAVLAFA encoded by the coding sequence ATGCCCACAATAGAAACCATGCTGCAAGTGGCCCTGGCCGGCTTGCTGCTGTCCGCCTCGCCCGGGCCTTCCATGGCCTATGTGTTATCGCGCAGCGCGCAATACGGCCACAGCGCCGGCCTGATGTCTTCGCTGGGCCTGGCGGTTGGCGGCATTGGCCACGCCCTGCTGGCCGCCTGCGGTCTGGCGCTGCTGGCGGCGCAAGCGCCCTGGCTGATGCTGGGCATGAAATATCTGGGCGCTCTGTATCTGCTGTATCTGGGACAGGATGCAATCCGCGCCGCATTTCAAAGCGGCGCCGCCAGCGCGCCTGATGTCGACGCGCCAGGCGCGCCGGCCCCGCACCCCGGTTTATTGCGCCTGTTCGGGCAAGGCGTGTTGATTGAAATCTCGAATCCGAAGACCGTGCTGTTTTTTCTCTCTTTCATCACACCCTATGCCGCCAAGCACAGCATGGGCGGCATGTTTGTGTTGTCGTCCCTGATCCCGCTGACCGCAATTCCCGCCGATTTGCTGGCGATTTTCGCCGGCGGACTGATCGCCGCCTGGGCCACCCGCCATGGCTGGCTGCTGCGCGCCGTCAACCTGGCCGCAGGGCTGATGTTATGCGCCATCGCCGCTGTGCTGGCCTTCGCATGA
- a CDS encoding tetratricopeptide repeat protein has product MQGFSSHVAYYRLSDPQPLAAALDRMLEAAGWRRCANGAGSLKLGIVTGGKGWLALVADDFGWLARRGAQAQIHFTEISKALAQPGFLLATHAAAPYFGAVLLEADGRGKAVASGNWHDQTAAAGQESDFFDLPLEAGKLNPRSSALKTLRAQAPHASSEEFCRHVARTLLALETPDLSHASLMLEYAPPLQPKYADGQLMQVGDAVLWNRGLYPARICNIMQQDGDLIALLLQDCRQPQPFALMLQNDSPLLVARNSIDFAADCVRWLEQRSAARDARALTILANLMLQGIAVEADTARAEQLLQSAADMGLGDAQYLLGLQYSLGETLPRNDANAYTLLRSAARNGHMPAALLFGKLYLEGRGVSRDMRQALRWISQAAQAGLLEAQSTLGILYSNPQYGLQNGEQAMYWLQLAAQAGDAAAQYSLGLQYMRGQFTEQDFAQARHWYEQAEQAGMAEAACNLGAMAEHGQGMPLNHALAAELYRSAAERGVAAAMYSLGMLYQRGLGVPADEGLARQWMAQAAAGGYRNT; this is encoded by the coding sequence ATGCAAGGTTTTTCCTCCCACGTCGCGTATTACCGTTTGTCTGACCCGCAACCATTGGCTGCAGCGCTCGACCGCATGCTGGAAGCAGCGGGGTGGCGCCGCTGCGCCAACGGGGCCGGCAGCCTGAAGCTGGGCATTGTCACCGGCGGCAAAGGCTGGCTGGCGCTGGTGGCGGATGATTTCGGCTGGCTGGCCAGACGCGGCGCCCAAGCACAGATTCATTTCACCGAAATCAGCAAAGCGCTGGCGCAACCCGGTTTTTTGCTGGCCACACACGCCGCCGCGCCCTATTTTGGTGCGGTCTTGCTGGAAGCGGATGGACGCGGCAAGGCCGTCGCCAGCGGCAATTGGCATGATCAAACCGCCGCCGCCGGGCAGGAAAGCGATTTTTTTGATTTGCCGCTGGAAGCCGGCAAACTCAATCCGCGCAGCAGCGCCCTGAAAACCCTGCGCGCGCAGGCGCCGCACGCCAGCAGTGAAGAATTCTGCCGCCACGTCGCGCGCACCCTGCTGGCGCTGGAAACGCCAGACCTCAGCCACGCCAGCCTGATGCTGGAATACGCCCCGCCGCTGCAGCCCAAATACGCCGATGGCCAATTGATGCAAGTCGGCGACGCCGTATTGTGGAACCGTGGTCTGTACCCGGCGCGCATCTGCAATATCATGCAGCAGGATGGCGATTTAATCGCGCTCTTGCTGCAAGACTGCCGCCAACCGCAGCCCTTCGCGCTCATGCTGCAAAACGACAGCCCGCTGCTGGTGGCGCGCAACAGCATCGACTTTGCCGCCGATTGCGTGCGCTGGCTGGAGCAACGCAGCGCCGCGCGCGACGCACGCGCGCTGACGATTCTGGCGAATCTGATGTTGCAGGGAATCGCGGTCGAAGCCGACACCGCGCGCGCTGAACAATTATTGCAAAGCGCCGCCGACATGGGCCTGGGCGATGCGCAATATTTGCTCGGCCTGCAATACAGCCTGGGCGAAACCCTGCCGCGCAATGACGCCAACGCCTACACCCTGCTGCGCAGCGCCGCGCGCAACGGCCATATGCCGGCCGCGCTGCTGTTTGGCAAACTGTATCTGGAAGGGCGCGGCGTATCGCGCGATATGCGCCAGGCGCTGCGCTGGATCAGCCAGGCGGCGCAAGCCGGCCTGCTCGAAGCCCAATCCACACTCGGCATTTTGTACAGCAACCCGCAATACGGCCTGCAAAACGGCGAACAAGCCATGTACTGGCTGCAATTGGCGGCGCAAGCCGGCGACGCCGCCGCCCAATATTCTCTGGGTCTGCAATATATGCGCGGCCAATTCACGGAGCAGGACTTCGCCCAGGCGCGCCACTGGTATGAACAGGCCGAGCAAGCCGGCATGGCGGAAGCCGCCTGCAATCTTGGGGCCATGGCCGAGCACGGCCAGGGCATGCCGCTCAACCATGCGCTGGCGGCGGAACTGTACCGCAGCGCCGCCGAACGCGGCGTCGCCGCCGCCATGTACAGCCTGGGCATGTTGTATCAACGCGGCTTGGGCGTGCCGGCGGATGAAGGACTGGCGCGCCAATGGATGGCGCAAGCCGCCGCCGGCGGCTACCGCAACACCTGA
- a CDS encoding MATE family efflux transporter translates to MNQPGKFVSGSTMRHVINMTATSTIGLLAIFVVDALNLFYIARLGQRELAAAVGYATTLLFFHTALSIGLSIAASAMCARALGAGERQQAQRIAGFSLWLTAAVATLISLLTIPLLSPLLSFLGAKGETHQLALRFGMILLPSTPILTVGMSVGALLRAVGDGKRGMYTTLSAALTTAILDPLFIFGLGMGLDGAALANILARCALLAVGLHGLLRVHRLYQHPQWQDFQQNLRPFLAIGIPAILTQIATPFGNAAVTSAMGAYGDEAVAGWAVVSRLIPVAFSALFALSGAVGPILGQNLGARQYARLRSTMRDSLLVTLVYVLAVWAALALGHNIIVKLFGVQGPGAQVVDFFCLFVSASFLFNGALFVANAAFNNLGYPFYSTMLNWGRSTLGVIPFIWLGGIWYGVEGIMAGYGLGVVLFGVLGVWLCFKVLREIESRHAAGA, encoded by the coding sequence ATGAATCAGCCGGGCAAATTCGTCAGCGGCTCCACCATGCGTCATGTGATCAATATGACAGCCACCAGCACCATCGGGCTGCTGGCGATTTTTGTGGTGGACGCACTGAATCTGTTTTACATCGCCCGCTTAGGCCAGCGCGAATTAGCAGCGGCGGTCGGTTACGCCACCACTCTGCTGTTTTTTCACACCGCGCTGTCAATTGGCTTATCGATTGCCGCCAGCGCCATGTGCGCGCGCGCACTCGGGGCCGGCGAACGCCAGCAAGCGCAACGCATCGCCGGCTTCAGCTTGTGGCTGACCGCCGCCGTCGCCACCCTGATCTCGCTGCTGACCATCCCCTTGCTCTCGCCGCTGCTCAGTTTTTTAGGCGCCAAAGGTGAAACGCATCAGCTGGCGCTGCGCTTTGGCATGATCCTGCTGCCATCCACCCCAATCCTGACCGTGGGCATGAGCGTCGGCGCCCTGTTGCGCGCCGTCGGCGACGGCAAACGCGGCATGTACACCACCTTGAGCGCGGCGCTGACCACCGCAATTCTGGATCCGCTGTTTATTTTCGGCCTGGGTATGGGCCTGGATGGCGCCGCCCTGGCGAATATACTGGCGCGCTGCGCCTTGCTGGCGGTCGGCCTGCACGGCTTATTGCGCGTGCACCGACTGTATCAACATCCACAATGGCAGGATTTCCAGCAGAATCTGCGCCCCTTTCTGGCCATCGGCATCCCGGCCATTTTGACCCAGATCGCGACCCCGTTTGGCAACGCCGCCGTGACCAGCGCCATGGGCGCGTATGGCGACGAAGCCGTGGCTGGCTGGGCCGTGGTCAGCCGCTTGATTCCGGTTGCATTTTCCGCCCTGTTCGCCCTCTCCGGCGCGGTCGGCCCGATCCTCGGACAAAACCTGGGCGCGCGCCAATATGCGCGCCTGCGCTCCACCATGCGCGACAGCTTGCTGGTGACGCTGGTGTATGTGCTGGCGGTGTGGGCCGCCCTGGCGCTGGGACATAACATCATCGTCAAACTGTTCGGCGTGCAAGGGCCGGGCGCGCAAGTGGTGGACTTCTTTTGCTTGTTTGTCTCGGCCAGCTTCTTATTCAACGGCGCCTTATTCGTAGCGAATGCCGCCTTCAATAATCTGGGCTATCCCTTTTATTCCACCATGCTGAACTGGGGCCGCTCAACCCTGGGGGTGATTCCCTTTATCTGGCTGGGCGGCATCTGGTATGGGGTGGAAGGAATTATGGCCGGCTACGGCCTGGGCGTGGTACTGTTCGGCGTGCTGGGCGTGTGGCTGTGCTTTAAAGTCTTGCGCGAAATCGAAAGCCGGCACGCCGCCGGCGCCTGA